The Oncorhynchus nerka isolate Pitt River linkage group LG15, Oner_Uvic_2.0, whole genome shotgun sequence genome contains the following window.
ACATGTATTCTTGCCCTCTGATTTTCATGCATTTCAGAGGAATCGACAACCACAACATAGTATAGGTTGATGTCAAATGTACAGTTTGAGACATCCACCCTTGCCTACCTGTGTGATACTCCCTGATGCCCATATATGATTGTCTTTCAGCATCACCATCCCACTCAGGTCCTGTCTGTGTATGGACACGCCGCCCACCAGCATGGCATACTTCTCCACCAGCCGGAACCCAGGGGTGGTTTTACGCGTGCCAGCCACATGGCCATGCCAGCCTGCCTCCCTGGCGATGCTCTGTAGCTGGGAGCAGCGGGTGGCTATCCCCGAGGCCCGGGCCAGGCAGTTGAGGGCCGGTCTCTCCCCGAGGAGGATACACCTTGCTGGGcctctgaccacagcagtctGGGTCACCGCATTTGGACCTGGTGGAGGTGAGGTCAAAGAAGAGTTTACCTAAAAACACGTGAGTGATCTGTATCTAAAATGGTTAGATGGTCATCAGTTGGAATCTATTCCAATGGAATTTTGTGAATGCCAAACTCAAAGCTTGTTTCCACAATACCTTCTCCAAATGAATTTGGCAGTGTGATCAGAGTTGGTGTATTGTCATCACATTTGTGAGGCATCTCATAAACCTCCAGCATGCTTTTGACCAGGTTCATAGTTGGTCTCTTACCGAGCTGTGCTCCCTCTTTGTGTGCCCATTCCACAGTGCAGCTGAGCTCAGTGAAGACTGCAGTGAAGAAAGGCCTGCCTGCCAGCATGCTGCACGGCGTTTTACACAACAACCTGGCCTCGACCTCATGTGACCCCACACACAGCCCTGCAGGGTCAAAGTTTGGTGTGTCCTCTGCCAGCCACTCCCGTG
Protein-coding sequences here:
- the LOC115142574 gene encoding nicotinate-nucleotide pyrophosphorylase [carboxylating]-like, with product MTTPQYDLSNTLPPHTLTRLAREWLAEDTPNFDPAGLCVGSHEVEARLLCKTPCSMLAGRPFFTAVFTELSCTVEWAHKEGAQLGPNAVTQTAVVRGPARCILLGERPALNCLARASGIATRCSQLQSIAREAGWHGHVAGTRKTTPGFRLVEKYAMLVGGVSIHRQDLSGMVMLKDNHIWASGSITQAVRDARSVCGFSSKIEVECGSREEGSEAATAGADIVMLDNFKPQELHAAAKLLKEEFPSVLIEASGGVTPDSLPQYLSPHVDIISLGCITQGCPVVDFSLKVQKPVPFPIIFQSK